A genome region from Altererythrobacter aquiaggeris includes the following:
- a CDS encoding GNAT family N-acetyltransferase — translation MIETARLIIRDWRDDDIDAFHGMCSDPAVMATLGPLMDRTQTASLITDLQGRAQRFGHTFWALERKDDSRMIGFTGLVRGKVEPVKNRLEIGWRLASETWGQGYAREAAQACFAWAAANRTGEPVFAITSVKNKASRGLMVRLGMTHLPRLDFGHPGLAHGDPLQPHVTYVKEPG, via the coding sequence ATGATCGAAACCGCGCGGTTGATCATCCGCGATTGGCGCGATGACGATATCGATGCTTTTCACGGTATGTGCAGCGATCCGGCGGTCATGGCGACGCTTGGCCCGTTAATGGACCGTACGCAAACCGCCAGCCTAATCACCGATTTGCAGGGCCGTGCACAGCGTTTCGGGCATACATTCTGGGCTCTGGAACGCAAAGACGATTCGCGCATGATCGGGTTTACAGGGTTAGTGCGCGGCAAAGTCGAACCGGTCAAAAACCGGCTTGAGATAGGCTGGCGACTGGCCAGCGAGACATGGGGTCAGGGTTACGCCCGCGAGGCGGCACAGGCATGTTTTGCATGGGCGGCGGCGAACCGGACCGGCGAACCGGTGTTTGCGATAACGTCAGTCAAAAACAAGGCAAGCAGGGGTCTGATGGTCCGCCTGGGGATGACGCATTTGCCCCGGCTGGATTTCGGGCATCCCGGATTGGCGCATGGCGATCCGCTGCAGCCGCACGTGACATATGTAAAGGAACCCGGTTGA